In Sphingomonas crocodyli, a genomic segment contains:
- a CDS encoding flavin monoamine oxidase family protein translates to MTDPTSSPAGAFVPSRRQLLTAIGKAGGAAALYHAMTAMGHAEPSQFRGPPKLSGAKKGASVLVLGAGLAGMLAAYELMKAGYKVRLLEYQNRPGGRNWTVRGGDVIQEIGGAVQKVGFSPGNYLNPGPWRIPYHHEAVLHYCQEFGVALEPFVQINHNGYVHSSKAFGGKPVRYGAVGADFKGHVAELLAKAVNKGALDDSVTKEDKDKLLEAMKGWGILDKDMKYVKSLRTSSSRGYDRPPGGGVNGAPIPSEPYGLTDVLDPRMWMTNAFYFNNVMQTSMFQPVGGMDMIGKGFAKQLPGMITYNAKVTKIAQSDSGVTISYEDLSKGGAVKTASADYCVCTIPLTILSQIEVQASPEMIAAIKGVPYHSSCKVGLEMKRRFWEEDEKIYGGHSFTNQSISQLSYPSWGFFKKGPAVLLGAYAGGAAAYAFGGMTPEQRVEEALKQGSVFHPESYRKEFMNGTAVAWSRLPWIAACATSWNDEARKAHYQNLVKIDGRLVLAGEHASYIGAWMEASLLSSLDAIQRLHAMAQAA, encoded by the coding sequence ATGACCGATCCCACTTCGTCCCCGGCCGGCGCGTTCGTTCCCAGCCGCCGTCAGCTTCTCACCGCGATCGGCAAGGCCGGCGGTGCGGCGGCGCTCTATCATGCGATGACCGCGATGGGGCATGCTGAGCCGAGCCAGTTCCGCGGCCCGCCCAAGCTGAGCGGTGCGAAGAAGGGGGCTTCGGTCCTTGTCCTCGGCGCGGGCCTTGCGGGCATGCTCGCCGCCTATGAGCTGATGAAGGCGGGCTACAAGGTCCGGCTGCTTGAATATCAGAACCGCCCCGGCGGCCGTAACTGGACGGTGCGTGGTGGCGACGTCATTCAGGAAATCGGCGGCGCGGTGCAGAAGGTCGGCTTCTCGCCCGGCAATTATCTGAACCCCGGCCCGTGGCGCATCCCATATCACCACGAGGCGGTGCTGCATTACTGCCAGGAATTCGGCGTCGCGCTGGAGCCGTTCGTCCAGATCAACCACAATGGCTATGTCCACAGCAGCAAGGCGTTCGGCGGTAAGCCGGTGCGCTACGGCGCGGTCGGCGCCGACTTCAAGGGCCATGTCGCCGAACTGCTCGCCAAGGCGGTGAACAAGGGCGCGCTCGACGACAGCGTGACCAAGGAGGACAAGGACAAGCTGCTCGAAGCCATGAAGGGCTGGGGCATCCTCGACAAGGATATGAAGTACGTCAAAAGCCTGCGCACCTCGTCGTCGCGCGGCTATGATCGTCCGCCGGGCGGCGGCGTCAACGGCGCGCCGATCCCGTCGGAGCCGTACGGGCTTACCGACGTGCTCGATCCACGCATGTGGATGACGAACGCCTTCTATTTCAACAATGTGATGCAGACCTCGATGTTCCAGCCGGTCGGCGGCATGGACATGATCGGCAAGGGCTTCGCCAAGCAGCTGCCCGGCATGATCACCTACAATGCCAAGGTGACCAAGATCGCGCAGTCCGACAGCGGCGTGACGATCAGCTATGAGGATCTGTCGAAGGGTGGCGCGGTCAAGACGGCATCGGCCGACTATTGCGTCTGCACGATCCCGCTGACGATCCTGAGCCAGATCGAGGTGCAGGCCAGCCCCGAGATGATCGCCGCCATCAAGGGCGTGCCCTATCATTCGTCCTGCAAGGTCGGTCTCGAAATGAAGCGCCGCTTCTGGGAGGAGGATGAGAAGATCTATGGCGGGCACAGCTTCACCAACCAGTCGATCTCGCAGCTGAGCTATCCCAGCTGGGGCTTCTTCAAGAAGGGGCCGGCGGTGCTGCTGGGCGCCTATGCGGGCGGCGCGGCGGCCTATGCCTTCGGCGGCATGACCCCGGAACAGCGCGTCGAAGAGGCGCTGAAGCAGGGTTCGGTCTTCCACCCCGAAAGCTATCGCAAGGAGTTTATGAACGGCACCGCGGTGGCGTGGAGCCGGCTCCCCTGGATCGCGGCCTGTGCGACCAGCTGGAACGACGAGGCGCGCAAGGCGCATTATCAGAACCTGGTGAAGATCGATGGCCGCCTCGTCCTGGCCGGCGAACATGCGTCTTATATCGGCGCGTGGATGGAGGCGTCGCTGCTCTCCTCGCTCGACGCGATCCAGCGGCTCCACGCAATGGCGCAGGCTGCGTGA
- a CDS encoding c-type cytochrome yields MDKQRKAVLAVIATAALASAAGVFAQGTGDTSGHDPGAGGATGEAVYREVCQACHMPAGEGGSGAAAIPALAKNAKLADADWMVSTIVKGRGGMPTFNGMLSPEQIASVATYVRGHFGNAYSPPITVDDVKRLTPESEE; encoded by the coding sequence ATGGACAAGCAGCGCAAAGCCGTCCTCGCGGTGATCGCCACCGCGGCGCTGGCTTCCGCCGCCGGCGTGTTCGCGCAGGGGACGGGCGACACGTCGGGGCACGATCCGGGCGCGGGCGGGGCGACCGGGGAGGCCGTCTATCGCGAAGTCTGTCAGGCATGCCACATGCCGGCGGGCGAGGGCGGTTCGGGCGCGGCGGCGATCCCGGCGCTGGCGAAGAATGCCAAGCTGGCCGATGCCGACTGGATGGTCAGCACGATCGTCAAGGGACGCGGCGGCATGCCCACCTTCAACGGCATGCTGTCGCCCGAACAGATCGCCAGCGTCGCGACCTATGTGCGCGGCCATTTCGGCAATGCCTATTCGCCGCCGATAACGGTCGACGACGTGAAGCGGCTGACGCCCGAAAGCGAGGAATAA